The window AAGAGCTGGTCGCCCACCATCCCGACCTGCCGGGCGGGCAGGCCGAGCGAGTCGAGGGCCCGGTGGAAGGCGCGCGGGTTGGGCTTGCCCGCCATCCCCACCCCCTCGAAGCCGAGCTTGTCGAGCCAGAAGCGGGCGCGGCCCCCGGTCGCGTTGCTCAGGAGGTAGAGCCGGGTCTCCGCCCGGCGCAGGTCGGCCACCCAGCGCATCACGTCCGCCCGCTCCTCGTAGCTCCCATAGGGAATCAGGGTGTTGTCGAGGTCGAGGAGCAGGCCGCGCAGCCCGCGCTCGGCGAGAAAGTCCGGGTCG is drawn from Deinococcus planocerae and contains these coding sequences:
- a CDS encoding YqeG family HAD IIIA-type phosphatase translates to MSLPLPRGLLRPRDVIDHIRDIDPDFLAERGLRGLLLDLDNTLIPYGSYEERADVMRWVADLRRAETRLYLLSNATGGRARFWLDKLGFEGVGMAGKPNPRAFHRALDSLGLPARQVGMVGDQLFTDVLGGNLAGMHTILVHPLTVNALPHTRATRKLERAVLKRYGHDWRP